One Chlorobaculum limnaeum genomic window carries:
- a CDS encoding type III pantothenate kinase, producing MQSSRSESPAELARLVVDIGNTTTTLAIFAGDDEPFVESVQSTLFGDSGAMRDVLSKLFRQHSAPCAIAICSVVPAAAATGSALLESLFSVPVLHIGATLRLPFKLDYATPHTFGADRLALCAWSSHLFAGKPVIAVDIGTAITFDVLDAAGTYRGGLIMPGIDMMSGALHSRTAQLPQVRIEKPASLLGRSTEECIRSGIFWGVVKEIEGLIDAIADELIREDGASSVEVLVTGGNSHLIAPELGAVSLIDELAVLRGTDLLLRMNL from the coding sequence ATGCAGAGTTCCCGGAGCGAATCGCCCGCTGAACTGGCGCGGCTGGTCGTTGACATCGGCAACACGACCACGACGCTGGCGATTTTCGCTGGTGACGATGAGCCGTTTGTCGAATCGGTGCAGAGTACTCTGTTCGGCGATTCCGGCGCGATGCGCGATGTGCTCTCCAAACTGTTCCGCCAACACAGCGCTCCTTGTGCCATCGCGATTTGCAGCGTGGTGCCCGCCGCCGCGGCCACCGGATCGGCGCTGCTCGAATCGCTCTTCTCCGTGCCGGTGCTGCATATCGGCGCGACACTCCGCTTGCCGTTCAAGCTCGACTACGCAACGCCGCACACCTTCGGCGCGGACCGGCTCGCGCTGTGCGCCTGGAGCAGCCATCTCTTTGCAGGAAAGCCGGTGATCGCCGTCGATATTGGCACGGCCATCACCTTCGACGTGCTCGACGCGGCGGGAACCTACCGTGGCGGTCTCATCATGCCGGGCATCGACATGATGTCGGGAGCGCTCCACTCGCGCACCGCGCAACTGCCTCAGGTGCGCATCGAGAAACCGGCAAGCCTGCTTGGCCGCTCGACGGAGGAGTGCATTCGGAGCGGCATTTTCTGGGGAGTGGTCAAAGAGATCGAGGGACTTATCGATGCGATTGCAGACGAGCTTATTCGAGAGGACGGCGCATCGTCGGTTGAGGTGCTCGTCACCGGCGGCAACAGCCACCTCATCGCCCCCGAACTTGGCGCGGTCAGCCTAATCGACGAACTTGCCGTGCTTCGAGGAACCGATTTGCTGCTGCGGATGAATTTGTGA
- the aroB gene encoding 3-dehydroquinate synthase, giving the protein MQTPASHIIVRTPVIDSIGELCATRGLGKKTVLLFDENTRTLFGDTIIESMHRQGFRTVELVVPARETSKSVSTAWKLYGQMIEADVDRSWNLVCAGGGVVGDLGGYIAASYYRGIPVVQLPTTLLAMTDSSIGGKVAINHPLGKNLIGFFHMPELVLIDPAYLRTLPSREIYGGLSEVVKYGFIADRDFFDLLAAHWSEIVRLEEPWVSKAVSRSAFIKADVVEKDFRETSGLRATLNFGHTFAHGLEKMAEYRNLRHGEAVTIGMVCALFLSHRLGFLAETELHEGLELLAHFRFPRGLVEKRFLSLDRDELVESMLSDKKKIDKQLRFVLLDRIGHAFLHEQDIANEAVLQAIDDAKGWFEMKR; this is encoded by the coding sequence ATGCAGACTCCCGCCAGCCATATCATTGTCAGAACGCCGGTTATCGATTCGATTGGTGAACTCTGCGCCACGAGGGGACTCGGCAAAAAAACCGTGCTGCTCTTCGACGAAAACACCCGCACGCTCTTTGGCGACACCATCATCGAGTCGATGCACCGGCAGGGGTTCCGCACCGTCGAGCTGGTCGTGCCCGCGCGAGAGACCTCCAAAAGCGTCTCGACGGCGTGGAAGTTGTATGGACAGATGATCGAGGCCGACGTTGACCGGAGCTGGAACCTCGTCTGCGCGGGCGGTGGCGTGGTGGGCGACCTCGGCGGCTACATCGCGGCGAGCTACTACCGCGGTATTCCGGTGGTGCAGCTCCCGACGACGCTGCTCGCCATGACCGACAGCTCCATCGGCGGCAAGGTGGCCATCAACCACCCGCTCGGCAAAAACCTCATCGGCTTCTTCCACATGCCAGAGCTGGTGCTGATCGACCCGGCCTACCTCCGAACGCTCCCCTCGCGCGAGATTTACGGCGGCCTGAGTGAAGTAGTTAAATACGGCTTCATCGCCGACCGCGACTTCTTCGACCTGCTCGCCGCGCACTGGAGCGAGATCGTGCGCCTCGAAGAGCCGTGGGTCTCCAAGGCGGTCAGCCGCAGCGCCTTCATCAAGGCCGACGTGGTGGAAAAGGATTTCCGCGAAACCAGCGGCCTGCGAGCGACGCTCAACTTCGGCCACACCTTCGCCCACGGCCTCGAAAAGATGGCCGAATACCGCAACCTGCGCCACGGCGAGGCGGTCACCATCGGCATGGTCTGCGCCCTCTTCCTGTCGCACCGGCTGGGCTTCCTCGCCGAAACGGAGCTGCATGAAGGCCTCGAACTGCTCGCCCACTTCCGCTTCCCGCGCGGCCTCGTCGAGAAGCGCTTCCTCTCGCTCGACCGCGACGAGCTGGTGGAGAGTATGCTCTCCGACAAAAAGAAGATCGACAAGCAATTGCGCTTCGTCCTCCTCGACCGCATCGGCCACGCCTTCCTGCACGAACAGGACATCGCGAACGAAGCGGTGCTTCAGGCAATTGACGATGCGAAAGGGTGGTTTGAGATGAAGAGGTAG
- a CDS encoding shikimate kinase — protein sequence MKHHSLIFLTGFSGSGKSTIGPLLANSLGFEFIDLDREIEIAAGKSINRIFTEDGEAAFRALELRTLEKIGQQERMVVSLGGGVLENDRCFELIQTHGTLIYLKSSPEILTLRLQHKTDRPLLKGEDGRKLTREEIQQRIAELLKKREPRYLKADLVLSTDTKKIGASVEELTRKIERHIRRASKNNTNDK from the coding sequence ATGAAACACCACTCACTCATATTTCTGACCGGCTTCAGCGGTTCCGGCAAATCGACCATCGGCCCGTTGCTGGCAAACTCGCTCGGCTTCGAGTTCATCGACCTCGACCGCGAGATTGAGATTGCCGCCGGCAAGAGCATCAACCGGATCTTCACCGAGGATGGCGAGGCCGCCTTCAGGGCGCTCGAACTCCGAACGCTCGAAAAGATTGGCCAGCAGGAGAGGATGGTGGTTTCGCTCGGCGGCGGCGTGCTCGAAAACGACCGCTGCTTCGAGCTGATCCAGACGCACGGCACCCTGATCTACCTCAAGTCGAGTCCGGAAATCCTCACGCTCAGGCTCCAGCACAAGACCGACCGGCCCTTGCTGAAAGGCGAGGACGGACGGAAGCTGACGCGGGAGGAGATTCAGCAGCGCATCGCGGAGCTTCTGAAAAAACGGGAGCCGCGATACCTGAAGGCTGATCTGGTGCTCTCCACCGACACCAAAAAGATCGGCGCGAGCGTCGAAGAGCTGACGCGCAAAATCGAGCGGCACATCCGCCGCGCATCGAAAAACAACACTAACGACAAGTAA
- a CDS encoding glutamine amidotransferase — protein sequence MKSLYIIKAGSTFATEVERLGDFEEWVRRGLGDMPCPVAVVNAEAGEALPAPERCAGVVVTGSHAMVTDNLPWSVAIERWIGELIAVRAPFLGICYGHQLLGRAAGGEVGYHPQGREAGTVAIELTPEGQRDALFDGIPPRFAVHATHSQSVLRLPDGALRLACNSFEPNHAFRVGESAWGVQFHPEYTREIMAAYLQEGRAGSGASRKGSGVLGETPLAGRVLTNFASFVSRTL from the coding sequence ATGAAAAGTCTGTATATCATCAAGGCCGGGAGCACTTTTGCCACCGAGGTGGAGCGGCTGGGGGATTTCGAGGAGTGGGTGCGGCGCGGGTTGGGCGACATGCCATGCCCGGTCGCGGTGGTGAACGCCGAGGCGGGCGAGGCGCTGCCCGCGCCGGAGCGGTGCGCGGGGGTGGTCGTCACCGGTTCGCACGCGATGGTGACCGACAACCTGCCGTGGAGCGTGGCCATCGAGCGGTGGATCGGGGAGCTGATCGCCGTCCGCGCGCCATTCCTCGGCATCTGCTACGGCCACCAGCTTCTCGGTCGCGCCGCCGGTGGCGAGGTGGGCTACCATCCGCAGGGCCGTGAGGCGGGCACGGTCGCCATCGAACTGACGCCCGAGGGCCAGCGTGACGCGCTCTTCGACGGAATCCCGCCTCGGTTCGCCGTCCATGCGACTCACTCGCAGAGCGTCTTGCGGCTGCCCGACGGCGCTCTGCGCCTGGCCTGCAACAGCTTCGAACCGAACCACGCTTTCCGCGTTGGCGAGTCGGCCTGGGGCGTGCAGTTTCATCCCGAGTATACGCGGGAGATCATGGCGGCCTATCTGCAAGAGGGGAGAGCCGGTTCCGGAGCGTCGCGGAAGGGGAGTGGTGTGTTGGGCGAGACGCCGCTGGCCGGGCGGGTGCTTACAAATTTTGCCAGCTTTGTTTCCCGGACTCTCTGA
- a CDS encoding ATP-dependent RecD-like DNA helicase produces MQPAADSNEERLSGSVERVTFHSEESGFTVLRLSVAGQREPVAVVGRAASPAVGQFMECVGEWQNDRTHGLQFKASKITPVQPTTLEGKERYLASGQVKGLGNYFAKKLVEHFGDAVFEVIENEPERLLEVPGIGKRRLDMVKASWSQQKAVRDIMLFLQSHGVGAARSWKIYRRYRERAIATITENPYRLSLDIEGIGFQTADAIATSLGVAKNSLMRAEAGISHVLGELSQSGHCAVPEETLIDEASRLLQIDRPLVAEAVKNEKLTRRIVAEIIDEVPCIFLESLHRAETGVASGLQRLMRGGLPWEAFDPHEALPWIEEETGLELSPSQRSAVTLVLASKVSIITGGPGVGKTTILRAILSVLQREKVSVALCAPTGRAAKRLTESTGIEAKTIHRLLEFDPQAFDFKRGRGNPLDASFVVVDETSMVDIVLMQKLVAAIPDRAAVVLVGDVDQLPSVGPGAVLSDMITSEVIPTLRLTEIFRQAAESMIVVNAHRINQGEMPLTAEGEKLSDFYIVKASSPEDIHAKVMQLVTERIPKRFGLDPVKDVQVLTPMNKGGVGVHTLNVELQAKLNPAAKPTVTRFGSTFAPGDKVLQTVNNYDKEVFNGDIGLIEHIDAEAEMVTARFDHHLVEYDFGDLDELSLAYATSIHKSQGSEYPAVVIPLAMQHFTLLERNLVYTAVTRGRKLVVIVAEPKALALAVKNCKSKRRLTGLVQRLRESGKQSWQNL; encoded by the coding sequence ATGCAACCAGCCGCCGACTCCAACGAAGAGCGCCTCTCCGGCTCCGTCGAGCGGGTGACCTTTCACAGCGAGGAGTCGGGCTTCACGGTGCTTCGCCTGAGCGTCGCGGGGCAGCGCGAGCCGGTTGCGGTGGTGGGCCGCGCCGCCTCGCCCGCCGTGGGACAGTTCATGGAGTGCGTCGGCGAGTGGCAGAACGACCGCACCCACGGCTTGCAGTTCAAGGCCTCGAAGATCACCCCCGTGCAGCCCACCACCCTCGAAGGCAAGGAGCGTTACCTCGCCTCGGGGCAGGTGAAGGGACTCGGCAACTATTTCGCGAAGAAGCTGGTCGAGCATTTCGGCGACGCGGTCTTCGAGGTGATCGAGAACGAACCGGAGCGGCTGCTCGAAGTGCCCGGCATCGGCAAAAGGCGGCTCGACATGGTCAAGGCGTCGTGGAGCCAACAGAAGGCGGTGCGCGACATCATGCTCTTCCTGCAATCACACGGCGTCGGCGCGGCGCGCTCCTGGAAAATCTACCGGCGCTATCGCGAACGGGCCATCGCCACGATCACGGAGAATCCCTACCGCCTCTCGCTCGACATCGAGGGGATCGGCTTCCAGACCGCCGACGCTATCGCCACGAGCCTCGGCGTTGCGAAAAATTCGCTGATGCGGGCCGAAGCTGGCATCAGCCACGTGCTCGGCGAACTGTCGCAGAGCGGCCACTGCGCCGTGCCGGAGGAGACGCTCATCGACGAGGCGTCGCGCCTGCTCCAGATCGACCGCCCGCTCGTGGCCGAAGCGGTGAAGAACGAAAAGCTTACTCGCCGCATCGTAGCCGAAATAATTGACGAGGTGCCGTGCATCTTCCTCGAATCGCTGCACCGCGCTGAAACAGGCGTGGCCTCAGGCCTGCAACGCCTGATGCGCGGCGGATTGCCGTGGGAGGCGTTCGACCCGCACGAGGCGCTGCCGTGGATCGAGGAGGAGACCGGCCTCGAGCTCTCGCCGTCGCAGCGCAGCGCGGTGACGCTGGTGCTGGCGAGCAAGGTCTCGATCATCACCGGCGGGCCGGGCGTCGGCAAAACCACGATCCTGCGGGCGATCCTCTCGGTGCTCCAGCGAGAAAAGGTCTCCGTGGCGCTCTGCGCACCCACCGGACGCGCGGCCAAGCGACTCACCGAATCGACCGGCATCGAGGCGAAGACCATCCACCGCCTGCTCGAATTCGATCCGCAGGCTTTCGACTTCAAGCGCGGACGCGGCAATCCGCTCGACGCCTCGTTCGTGGTTGTCGATGAGACCTCGATGGTCGATATCGTGCTGATGCAGAAGCTCGTGGCGGCGATTCCCGACCGCGCGGCGGTGGTGCTGGTGGGCGACGTCGATCAGCTCCCCTCGGTCGGCCCCGGCGCGGTGCTTTCGGACATGATCACGTCGGAGGTGATTCCCACCCTGCGCCTTACCGAAATCTTCCGGCAGGCCGCCGAGTCGATGATCGTCGTCAACGCCCACCGCATCAACCAGGGCGAAATGCCGCTGACGGCGGAAGGGGAGAAGCTCTCCGACTTTTACATCGTCAAGGCCAGCTCGCCGGAGGATATTCACGCCAAGGTGATGCAGCTCGTCACGGAGCGCATCCCGAAGCGCTTCGGCCTCGACCCGGTGAAGGACGTGCAGGTGCTGACGCCGATGAACAAGGGGGGCGTCGGCGTGCACACGCTGAACGTCGAGCTTCAGGCGAAGCTGAACCCCGCCGCAAAACCGACGGTCACGCGCTTCGGCAGCACCTTCGCGCCGGGCGACAAGGTGCTCCAGACGGTCAACAACTACGACAAGGAGGTGTTCAACGGCGACATCGGCCTCATCGAGCATATCGACGCCGAGGCGGAGATGGTGACGGCCCGCTTCGACCACCACCTCGTGGAGTACGACTTCGGCGACCTCGACGAACTGTCGCTCGCCTACGCCACGAGCATCCACAAAAGCCAGGGTTCGGAGTACCCCGCCGTGGTGATTCCCCTCGCCATGCAGCACTTCACGCTGCTCGAACGCAACCTCGTCTACACGGCGGTCACGCGGGGACGCAAGCTCGTGGTGATCGTGGCCGAACCCAAAGCGCTCGCGCTGGCGGTCAAAAACTGCAAGTCAAAGCGTCGCCTGACCGGCCTGGTACAGCGGCTCAGAGAGTCCGGGAAACAAAGCTGGCAAAATTTGTAA
- a CDS encoding MCP four helix bundle domain-containing protein produces the protein MMKADEKEAGKSIGLAWAASLVATALITLLASFWFQSAAIMGGGAAGSQKLALLAEMRVSLARSAEKEKSAVLSESDEESANFAEQSKAAASEIGSDLKKLEKLVASSGSEKEKKLVANFGKSWAELQQIDGRLLESAMQNTNVKALDLSGTIGSELQQKIDGNLAKLTAKVKPEWRKAQMEKIATDAKLAIRNIAILQMRHVNATADGDKKRLEASMQAEQAKVGAALKSLDKMTGKKSRVFIREATTDFGEFMRVNSEIVRLSTLNTNRSTAALSLGDKRKTEAECDRALEALQKLAAAKP, from the coding sequence ATGATGAAAGCAGACGAGAAAGAGGCGGGCAAAAGCATTGGACTGGCATGGGCGGCGAGCCTGGTGGCGACGGCGCTCATCACGCTGCTGGCGTCGTTCTGGTTCCAGAGCGCCGCGATCATGGGCGGCGGGGCCGCCGGATCGCAGAAACTGGCGCTGCTCGCGGAGATGCGGGTGAGCCTGGCGCGGTCGGCTGAAAAGGAGAAAAGCGCTGTCCTGTCCGAGAGTGACGAGGAGTCCGCCAACTTCGCCGAGCAGTCGAAAGCCGCGGCAAGCGAGATCGGAAGCGACCTGAAAAAGCTCGAAAAGCTCGTCGCCAGCAGCGGCTCCGAAAAAGAGAAGAAGCTGGTCGCAAATTTTGGCAAATCGTGGGCTGAGCTTCAACAGATCGATGGCAGGCTGCTCGAATCGGCCATGCAAAACACCAACGTCAAGGCGCTCGACCTGTCCGGCACTATCGGCTCGGAGCTGCAACAAAAGATCGACGGCAACCTCGCCAAGCTGACAGCCAAGGTCAAGCCGGAGTGGCGAAAAGCGCAGATGGAGAAGATCGCCACGGACGCGAAACTCGCCATCCGCAACATCGCCATCCTTCAGATGCGCCACGTGAACGCCACCGCTGACGGCGACAAGAAGAGGCTCGAAGCATCAATGCAGGCCGAACAGGCAAAGGTCGGCGCGGCATTGAAGTCGCTCGACAAAATGACCGGCAAAAAGAGCCGCGTCTTCATCCGCGAGGCGACGACCGACTTCGGCGAGTTCATGCGCGTCAACAGCGAAATCGTGCGTCTCTCGACGCTGAACACCAACAGGAGCACCGCCGCCCTCTCGCTCGGCGACAAGCGCAAGACCGAAGCTGAGTGCGACCGCGCCCTCGAAGCACTCCAGAAGCTCGCCGCCGCAAAACCGTAA
- a CDS encoding HD domain-containing protein, which produces MMQSGLEEISMVDVLVDPWLRVVGRDFEGYRNHCRRVFIFACELVEAEGESRQKIAIASAYHDLGIWADKTFDYLEPSKRLARAYLESTGKVGWTDEIETMIDQHHKVTPWSCNPGWFVEPFRQADWIDVTLGARNFGLPRRFILEIQRRYPNAGFHLALVRLTIGRLKEHPKDPLPMVRW; this is translated from the coding sequence ATGATGCAATCCGGTCTTGAAGAGATTTCGATGGTCGATGTGCTGGTCGATCCCTGGCTGAGGGTAGTCGGGCGCGACTTCGAAGGCTACCGCAACCACTGCCGCCGGGTGTTCATCTTCGCCTGCGAGCTGGTCGAAGCGGAGGGGGAGAGCCGCCAGAAGATCGCCATCGCCTCCGCGTACCACGACCTCGGCATCTGGGCGGACAAAACCTTCGACTACCTCGAACCTTCGAAGCGCCTCGCCCGCGCATATCTCGAATCGACCGGCAAGGTCGGCTGGACGGACGAGATCGAAACGATGATCGATCAGCACCACAAAGTCACCCCGTGGAGCTGCAACCCCGGCTGGTTCGTCGAACCCTTCCGCCAGGCCGACTGGATCGACGTTACCCTCGGCGCGCGGAACTTCGGCCTCCCGCGCCGATTCATCCTCGAAATCCAGCGCCGCTACCCCAACGCCGGCTTCCACCTCGCGCTCGTCCGCCTGACCATCGGGCGATTGAAGGAGCATCCGAAGGATCCGCTGCCGATGGTGCGGTGGTGA
- a CDS encoding DUF2442 domain-containing protein has product MNTTLIDSEPCALRAWAEGRINFLELSEGRIIGFQSDRFRILKAASEEELKKVTVEVNGFALRWEELDEDLTVEGIVAGRFQLPLPEVAA; this is encoded by the coding sequence ATGAATACCACGCTCATTGATAGCGAACCTTGCGCTCTTCGGGCTTGGGCTGAGGGACGGATAAATTTTCTTGAGCTTTCCGAAGGACGCATTATCGGCTTTCAATCGGATCGATTCAGGATTCTGAAAGCGGCCTCGGAAGAGGAGCTGAAAAAGGTAACGGTTGAGGTCAACGGTTTTGCGCTGCGCTGGGAAGAGCTGGATGAGGATTTGACGGTCGAAGGCATTGTCGCCGGTCGTTTTCAGCTCCCGCTGCCGGAAGTCGCGGCGTGA